In Pyrus communis chromosome 1, drPyrComm1.1, whole genome shotgun sequence, the following are encoded in one genomic region:
- the LOC137748247 gene encoding uncharacterized protein codes for MALPQLIPSSSSSSLPHKPTFNPNPLPSRLNPNPNILSPRLHRRRQLPGSLQCTASSFSERHPTNQPKSGDVVELPIFPLPLVLFPGAILPLQIFEFRYRMMMHSLLQSDLRFGVIYSDTVSGTADVGCIGEVVKHERLVDDRFFLICKGQERFRITDLVRTKPYLVAEVKWLEDRPSSDGEDDLEALANEVESHMKDVIRLSNRLGGKPEKDVQDLRRNLFPTLFSFFVGSTFEGAPREQQALLELEDTAARLKREKETLRNTLNYLTAASAVKDVFPSV; via the coding sequence ATGGCTCTCCCTCAGCTCAtcccctcctcttcctcctcctccctccCCCATAAACCCACCTTCAACCCCAATCCCCTCCCCTCCCgcttaaaccctaaccctaatatCCTCTCCCCCCGCCTCCACCGCCGCCGCCAACTACCCGGATCCCTCCAATGCACAGCATCCTCATTCTCTGAGCGCCACCCCACCAATCAGCCCAAATCAGGGGACGTCGTCGAGCTCCCCATTTTCCCCTTGCCCCTCGTCCTCTTCCCGGGCGCCATCCTCCCCCTCCAGATATTCGAGTTCCGCTACCGCATGATGATGCACTCCCTCCTCCAGTCCGATCTCCGCTTCGGCGTAATTTACAGCGACACCGTCTCCGGTACCGCCGACGTCGGCTGCATCGGCGAGGTCGTCAAGCACGAGCGCCTTGTCGACGACCGGTTCTTCCTCATCTGCAAGGGCCAGGAGCGGTTTCGCATCACCGACCTAGTCCGTACCAAACCCTACCTGGTGGCGGAGGTCAAGTGGCTTGAAGACCGGCCGTCGAGCGACGGCGAGGACGACCTGGAAGCGCTGGCGAACGAGGTCGAGTCGCATATGAAGGATGTGATTCGGTTGTCGAATCGGTTGGGCGGGAAGCCGGAGAAGGATGTGCAGGACCTGCGGCGGAACCTATTTCCGACGCtattttcgttttttgttgGGAGCACTTTTGAAGGGGCGCCGAGAGAGCAGCAGGCGTTGCTGGAATTGGAGGACACGGCGGCGCGgttgaagagagagaaggagacgCTGAGGAACACACTTAATTACTTGACGGCAGCCTCCGCCGTCAAAGACGTCTTCCCGTCGGTGTGA
- the LOC137743869 gene encoding thioredoxin H1-like — protein sequence MAEEKVIACHSVAAWTEHLEKSNVDKKLIVVDFTATWCGPCRFIAPIFAELARKNPEVTFLKVDVDELKTVTEEWGVEAMPTFLFLKEGKVVDKVVGAKKEELQLKVVKHAAPADVATASA from the exons atggcgGAAGAAAAAGTGATCGCCTGCCACTCTGTCGCCGCCTGGACCGAGCACCTCGAGAAGAGCAATGTCGACAAGAAactg ATTGTGGTCGACTTCACGGCTACATGGTGTGGACCTTGCCGGTTCATTGCACCCATCTTCGCGGAGTTGGCTAGGAAGAACCCGGAAGTGACATTCCTAAAGGTGGACGTGGATGAGCTGAAGACTGTTACCGAGGAGTGGGGCGTGGAGGCAATGCCGACCTTCTTGTTCCTCAAGGAAGGCAAGGTTGTTGACAAGGTTGTGGGTGCTAAGAAAGAAGAGTTACAGCTCAAAGTTGTGAAGCATGCCGCTCCAGCTGATGTCGCAACTGCTTCTGCTTAG